The Vicia villosa cultivar HV-30 ecotype Madison, WI linkage group LG1, Vvil1.0, whole genome shotgun sequence genome includes a region encoding these proteins:
- the LOC131622008 gene encoding GDSL esterase/lipase At1g29660-like — MAGETKTLFGLYLVLLAACYMQHCVNGESQVPCLFIFGDSFSDSGNNNYIETTANSDYLPFGIDFPTGPTGRATNGRTKIDIIGELLGFEKKIPPFANTTGYDILKGVNYASSSGGILYETGKKTAINNIYLGLQLQNHKITVSRIVAELGGLAQAKDHLSKCLYYVYMGTNDYALNYFQPQHYSTSKQYNPTEYAQLLIDQLSNYLQVLHNNYARKLVLVGLDKIGCSPLAISDEGKPIGSCVEEQNDAALIYSQKLRSLVEDFNSLVLYSKTIFINTTALVPDSSVGFTVTDRACCPLKANGFCFPDSIPCTNRNEYVWFDGIHPTEAVNNFVALAAYNSADTPDVTYPLDISQLAQYVTGKGT; from the exons ATGGCTGGTGAAACTAAAACATTGTTTGGTTTGTATCTTGTTCTCTTGGCTGCATGCTACATGCAGCATTGTGTCAATGGAGAATCTCAAGTGCCTTGCCTTTTCATATTTGGAGACTCTTTCTCTGACAGTGGAAACAATAACTATATTGAAACCACTGCAAACTCTGATTACTTGCCTTTTGGTATCGACTTTCCAACAGGACCAACAGGAAGAGCTACCAATGGGAGAACCAAAATTGACATAATTG GCGAGCTACTTGGATTTGAGAAAAAGATTCCACCTTTTGCAAATACCACTGGTTATGACATTCTGAAAGGTGTTAACTATGCATCTAGTTCGGGTGGAATTCTTTACGAGACTGGCAAAAAAACAGcg ATTAATAATATCTACTTGGGATTGCAATTACAAAATCACAAAATTACAGTGTCCAGAATTGTTGCCGAGCTTGGCGGTTTGGCACAAGCCAAAGATCATCTCTCAAAGTGCTTGTATTATGTTTATATGGGCACCAACGATTACGCACTAAATTATTTCCAACCACAACACTATTCAACAAGTAAACAGTATAACCCTACCGAATATGCTCAACTTCTTATTGACCAATTATCCAATTATCTACAG GTTTTGCATAACAATTATGCAAGAAAACTTGTGCTAGTCGGGTTGGATAAAATAGGTTGCTCACCACTTGCCATTTCTGATGAAGGGAAACCTATTGGATCATGTGTTGAAGAACAGAATGATGCTGCATTAATCTATAGTCAGAAGCTTAGATCTCTTGTGGAAGACTTCAATTCCCTAGTTCTGTATTCCAAAACTATCTTCATAAATACCACGGCTTTAGTCCCTGACAGCTCCGTTG GTTTTACTGTTACAGATAGAGCTTGCTGTCCCTTAAAAGCTAATGGATTCTGTTTTCCTGACTCAATACCATGCACCAATAGAAATGAATACGTTTGGTTTGATGGAATTCATCCCACGGAAGCTGTGAACAACTTTGTTGCATTAGCTGCGTACAACAGTGCTGATACTCCAGATGTGACTTATCCGTTGGATATCAGCCAACTTGCTCAGTACGTTACTGGAAAGGGGACTTAG